In Falco naumanni isolate bFalNau1 chromosome 5, bFalNau1.pat, whole genome shotgun sequence, the following are encoded in one genomic region:
- the A4GALT gene encoding lactosylceramide 4-alpha-galactosyltransferase, which translates to MEARTHRMPNCLTKLTRVVLSHKIRALFILLFKFMSFASIMFYWRITEDPKGTGQVYSLPVEIHCAHPVPSPPHAIADGPPPSPGDVFFVETSERTSPSYLFMCSVESAARTHPGTRVVVLMKGLANGNASLPNHWGFSLLSCFPNVEIRPLDLTELFSGTPLAEWYLQAQQRWEPYFLPVLSDACRIAIMWKFGGIYLDTDFIVLKNLKNLTNVLGIQSKYVLNGAFLSFKPKHEFIELCMKDFVENYNSWIWGHQGPQLLTRVFKKWCSIRSLQSSTSCKGVSALPREAFYPIRWQDWKKYFEVVNSSELHHLFNNTYAVHVWNKLSHGTRLEITSQVLLAQLHSHFCPATYDIMKKESEQQ; encoded by the coding sequence ATGGAAGCAAGAACGCACAGGATGCCCAACTGCCTGACAAAACTGACCAGGGTGGTGCTGAGCCACAAGATCAGGGCTCTGTTTATCCTTCTCTTTAAGTTCATGTCCTTTGCCTCCATCATGTTTTACTGGAGAATAACGGAGGACCCTAAAGGCACAGGCCAGGTCTACAGCTTGCCTGTTGAAATCCACTGTGCTCACCCTGTGCCTTCTCCACCCCATGCCATTGCTGATGggccccctccttccccaggggATGTGTTTTTTGTGGAGACCTCGGAGCGAACTAGCCCAAGTTACCTGTTCATGTGCTCTGTGGAGTCAGCGGCGCGGACACACCCTGGCACGAGGGTCGTGGTGCTCATGAAAGGCTTGGCAAATGGTAACGCCTCGTTACCCAACCACTGGGGTTTCTCCTTGCTGAGCTGCTTCCCTAACGTGGAAATCCGGCCCCTGGACTTGACAGAGCTTTTCTCTGGAACACCTCTGGCAGAGTGGTACTTGCAGGCTCAGCAGCGCTGGGAGCCTTATTTCTTACCTGTCCTGTCTGATGCCTGTAGAATTGCCATCATGTGGAAATTTGGTGGCATCTACTTGGACACAGACTTCATTGTGCTTAAGAACTTAAAGAACCTCACCAATGTGCTTGGTATCCAGTCCAAGTATGTACTGAACGGGGCCTTTCTGTCCTTTAAGCCCAAGCATGAGTTCATTGAGCTTTGCATGAAGGACTTTGTGGAGAACTACAACAGCTGGATCTGGGGTCACCAGGGCCCACAGCTCCTAACGCGTGTCTTCAAGAAGTGGTGCTCCATTAGGAGTCTTCAGAGCAGTACAAGCTGCAAAGGAGTGAGTGCTCTGCCCCGTGAGGCTTTCTATCCCATTCGGTGGCAGGACTGGAAGAAATACTTCGAAGTGGTCAACTCCTCGGAGCTTCACCATCTCTTTAATAACACCTACGCAGTGCATGTATGGAACAAACTGAGCCACGGGACAAGGCTAGAGATCACATCTCAGGTTTTGCTGGCTCAGCTGCATTCTCACTTCTGCCCTGCCACATATGATATCATGAAGAAAGAGTCTGAACAGCAGTGA